From the Streptomyces sp. NBC_01216 genome, the window CGGCGACGAGCGGTGCCCACGGCACGGCGTCGTCCGTGAGGACCGCCTCGCCCAGCCGCAGCAGGGCGGCCAGCGCGCCGACCTTCGGAAGGGTGCTCAGGAACGCGGACACCGGAGAGGTGCTGCCCTGGATCACGTCCGGCACCCAGAAGTGCGCCGGCACGGCGCCCGCCTTGAACATCATGCCCGCGAGCAGTCCGAGCGCGCCGACGGCCACGAGGGCCCGTGGCGCCTCGGGCAGGGCGATGCCCAGCGGAGGGTAGCCGGTGGCCCGTCCGGAGGCGTACAACAGGGTGATTCCGGCCAGCATCAGGACGCCGAGGAGTGCGCCGACCACGTAGTACTTCAGCGCCGCCTCGGTCCCCGGCCCGTCCTTGCGGAAGCCGGCGAGCGTGTACGCGGGGATGCTCGCGAGCAGGTATCCCGCGGCGAGCAGCAACAGGTCCTGCGCGCCCGCCATGACGAGGACGCCGAGGCAGGAGAGCTGGAGCAGGACGTAGGTCTCGCTCTCCCGCGCGTGCCGGTGGAACGGCCCCGCGAAGAGGGCCAGCACGAGGAGGAGGCCGCCCAGGACGACGGCCCGCGCCGTGCCGGTGACCGGGTCGACGGTGAACGCCTCGCCGAACGCAGTCCGTTCGGGTCCGGCGGCGGCGACGGACGCCGAGACGATGCCCGCGCATGCCGCGGCCGCGGCCAGCAGCCCCACCAGCCACTGCCGGCCCCGCGGCAGCCAGGCTCCGAGGAGCAGGCCGGCGACGGCCGAGGCGGCGAGCAGCACCTCCGGCAGGAGAGCCTGCGGATCGGCGTTCATGTCGTTCATGGTGTTCATCGGGCGAGCTGCTCCAGGACCGTGCGGGAGGCCGGCTCGATGACGTCGAGGAGGAAGCGGGGGGCGACCCCGAGCAGGACCGTCAGCGCGAGGAGCGGCACGACGGCCGCGTTCTCGTGCGTCCGCAGGTCGGGGAAGACCCGCGCGGTGCCGGGCGCGTCCGGCAGTCGCAGCGGTCCCATCAGGATCCGGCGCAGCGCGCGCAGGAACAGCGCGGCCGTGAGAAGGATGCCGAGGACGGCCAGCGCGGTGGCCAGCGGACGCGGACCGAGGGCTCCGGTGAAGATCTGGAACTCCGCGACGAAGCCGGAGAACCCGGGGAGCCCGAGCGACGCGAAAGCGGCCACGCCCGTCAGGGCCGCGAAGACCGGTGCCGGTGCGGCGACGCCCCCGTAGGCGCCCATGTCGTACGTCCGTCCCCGCTCGTACAGCGCGCCGGCGAGGAGGAAGAGCGCCCCGGTGATCAGACCGTGGCTGACCATCTGCGTGACCGAGCCGGTGATCGCCAGGGAACGTGCCTGGGTCGAGGTGTCGGCCGTCGCGGCGGCCGCTCCCACCGCCAGGACGATGTACCCCATGTGGTTGACCGACGTGTACGCCACCATCCGCTTGAAGTCGGTCTGGGCGAGAGCCACCAGGGCGCCGTGCAGGACGGAGACGACCCCCACCACGACCAGGACCAGCGCGTACCGCCGCCACGCGCCGGGGAGCATCGGCATGGCGATCCGCAGGAAGCCGTAGGTGCCCATCTTCAGCAGCACCCCGGCGAGGATCGCCGAACCCGCCGCCGGGGCTTCGGTGTGCGCCGGGGGCAGCCAGGTGTGGAAGGGCACGGTCGGCGTCTTCACGGCGAGGCCGACGACGACGGCGAGCAGTACCAGGGAGGCGTAGGACGAGCGTCCCGCGAGAGGGTTCTGCCGCGTCAGTTCCACCATGTCGAAGGTGTGCGGGACGGCGGCCAGGTAAAGCCCGATAAATCCGAGCAGCAGCGCCAGCGACCCGACGAAGGTGTAGAGGAAGAACTTCAGCGCGGCCCGCTTGGCATCCCGGTGCCCCCAGCCGGCGATCACGAAGTACATCGCCACGATCGACAGGTCGAAGAAGACGAAGAACAGGATGAGGTCGAGCGAGACGAACAGGCCGAGACAGGTGGTCTGGAGGAAGAGGAAGAGAGCCGCGTAGGCGCGCGGACGGCGGCTCTCCCGCAGCGAGTACAGGGCGCAGGCGAGGAAGAGGACACAGGTCAGAGCGAGCAGCGGCAGTGAGAGGCCGTCGACGCCGAGGTGATAGCCGACGCCGGCGCTCGGGATCCACCGGGCCCGCACCTCGTACCCCGTCCCGCCCTTCGTGTCGTACCCCGCCCACACGGCTCCGGCCAGGGCGAGTTCGGCGGCGGTCGCGGCCACCCAGACGGCACGCGGCACCCCCGGGGGGACACGGGCGGGGAGGCACAGCAGCAGGACGGCGACCGCGGTCGGCGCGAACACGAGGACGGTGAGCAAGGGTTACCTCACGAGGACGAGCACGACGGCGAGGACGGTGAAGGCGGCGACCGCCTGGGCGAGGTACTGGTGCAGGAGGCCGGTCTGTGGCCTCCGGGCCCAGCCGCCGAGCCCTCTGGCCCCGGAGGCGACTTGCTCGGCCGCCCTGTCGTAGGCCCGCTCGAGTACGCGGTCGGTCCAGCGGGCACCCGCGAGCGTGGCCCGGGCCGAGGCGTCGACGGCCCGGTCCACGACGCGGTCGTCGAACGCCGCGGCGGCGTGCGAGACACGCAGCACGGGGGAGACGAGAAGGACGTGGGCGGCGTGTTCGAGACCGAGCCACCGCGCGCACGCGGACGCCGCCCAGCCGGGCAGCGGGACCGGCCGGACCCCGCGGACCCAGACGACGACCGCCGACGACAGCGCGAGCGCGGCGGAAAGGGCGAACTCCCAGACGTGGGGACCCCGCTGGTCCGAGGCGGCGAGATACCGGTCGAGCGCGTCCCGCAGCGGCGGGAACGCGACGGGGGTGAGGGCGAGGCATGCCAGGGCGGGCACAGCCAGCGGCGCGATCACCCCGCGGGGGACGCGGGACCGTCCCGTCGTCCGCGGGGGGGCGGGACGCCACACGAACCACAGGATCTTGACGCTGTAGACGGCGGAGACCACCGCCCCGGCGAGTCCGGTCATGTACAGCCACGTGTCGTCCCCCAGAGCTCCGGCGAGCAGCACGTCCTTCGCCGCCCACAGGGCCAGCGGAGGGATCCCGGCGAGCGACAGGGCGCCGACGGTGCAGAGCGTCCCGAGTACCCGGGACGACCGGGCCGCGCCGCGCAGTTCGGGGAGCTGCTGGGTGCCCCAGGACGCCAGCCAGGCGCCGGCCACCAGGAAGAGCAGGCTCTTCGCGGCGGCGTGGGCCATCAGCTGTAGCGTCGCCCCGGTCGTCGCCCCGGCCCCGGCGGCCAGCACGATGAACCCGATCTGCGCGCAGGTGGAGGCGGCGAGCAACTGTTTCAGGTCGCTCTGCGCGACAGCGACGAGTCCGAGCAGGACCGCTCCGGCGGCTCCTGTCCAGGCGGTCGCCGCCGCGCCCCACCCCGAGGCGTCGAGCAGCGGTCCGACCCGCACGAGCAGATACGCCCCCGCCACCACCATGGCGGCCGAGTGAAGGAGCGCTGACACGGGGCTGGGGCCTTGCATGGCGCGCGACAGCCAGAAACTGAAGGGGAGCTGTGCGGACTTTCCGAGGGCGGCGACGAGGAGGCCCGCCGTGACGAACGACAGCCACGGCTCGTCGGCGTCGGCCAGCCCGGACAGGGTGAGCGGGCCGGGCCGGGCCGCGAGGGCGGCGCCGGCCGCCAGGTAGAGTCCGAGATCGGCCGCGCGGGTGGTGAGGAAGGCGGTCTCGGCCGCGGCCGTACGGACGGGCTCCCGCCACCAGTAGCCGATCAGGGCCCACGAGGTGGCGCCCATCAGCTCCCAGCCCAGCAGCAGTGTCGGAAGGGTGGCGGCGGTGACCGTGACGAGCATGCCGCCCACGAAGAGGAGCATCAGTCCGAAGAAGCGGGACCGGGCCTCCTCCGGGCCGAACTCGGCCGCCGCGAAGAGCAGCACGACCAGGGCGACCGCGGTGACGGTGACCACGAGGACCCCGGACAGTCCGTCCACGGCGAGCCGGACGGGTAGGCCGTTCAGGAAAGGCGCCTCGACGGCCGGCCGGCGCGTCGCGGCGTCCGCCGCCAGCGCGACCGCCGGGCCGAGAGCCGCCGTCACGGCCCCGACGGCCGTGCCGGCGGCCCAGCGGTCCGTCCGGACTCCGGCCAGCGCGAGCAGGGTTCCGGATACGAGGGGCAGGAGCACCAGTGACCACAGCAGCGGGCTCACTCTCTCAACTCCGCGGCCATATCGGTCATGTCCACCTCGCGGGACCGGAACAGCGCGGTGACGACCGCGAAACCGATGGCCATCTCCAGGGCCATGGCGGTGATGGCGACGACGATCAGGACCTGGCCGTCGGCCGTGGCGGGAGCGATGTGGTGCCAGGCGGCGCCCGCCGCCAGGATCACCCCGCCGAGCATCAGCTCCAGGCCCATCATCAGCATGACGACCGACTGCTGGGTCAGCGCCCCGAACAGACCGGTGCAGAACAGCGCGGCGGCCAGGACCAGGAACAGCTCCAGGTTCACCGGCCGACCCCGCCCCGGACCGGGTCGTCGGGCCGCGTGGCCCGGAGGTCGTCCCCGTAGCGGTCGTAACGTCCGCGCCGGGTGGCCAGGACGACGCTCGACACGATTGTCGCGAACAGCGCCATGCCGAGCGTCGTCATGGTCAGCATGTGGGGCCCCATCAAGGAGAGGCCCAGGTCCGCGGTCGGATCCGGGGGTGCCGTGCCGCGTCGGGGCGGCCAGGGCACGAGGAGGACGCCGGTGACGAGCAGCGCGAACACCACGGCGCAGAGGAAGCCCGCGCCCCGGGTGTTGTGCGTCATCGTCATGGGCATGAGCCCCGCCGGGTTCATCATGAACATGATCATGAAGACGGCCATGATGGCCATCTCGATCGTCATCATCAGGACGGTCACGATCCCCAGGTAGTCCAGACCGAGCACGATCAGTTCCCCGCCCACGCACAGCAGCGAGGTCAGCAGCGAGAACGTGGCGCGCGCCATCGAGTCGAAACGGAAGACCAGTACCCCGCTCGTCACGGCGAGCACTCCCAGTACCCAGAACGCGACCACGCTCACCGGCCCAGCACCACCAGCGCCACCACCAGAGCCTGCGCCACCGCCAGCGGTGTCAGCACCACCCAGGCCACCTCCACGTACCGCTCCGTTCGGACGGTCGGCATCCGGCGCCGCACCCACAGCAGGAAGGCGAGCACGGCCGCCGTCTTGATCCCCGTCCACGCCCAGCCCGGCAGCAGCGGCCCGTTCCCGCCGCCCAGGAACAGCGGTACGGCGAAGGCCGCGGACACGACGAACAGCAGCCATCGCCCGCCCAGGAACAACAGCCGCTCCACCCCGCACAGCTCGACGGCCGCCCCGCCTGCCGTGTCCGTCCCCACCGGCTGGTCGAAGGGACCCCAGAACGCCATGGCGAGCGCGCTCGACAGATAGATCCCGAACGCCACCGGCATCCACAGCGCGAACCACACCCCGTCCTGCGCCTCCACCACCGCTCCCACCCGCAGGGACTCGCCGCCCAGCGCCGCCGTGGTGATCGCCAGCATGTGCGGGAGCTCGTAGGCGAGGCCCTGCGCGAGGAACCGGTACCCGCCGATCAGCGACAGCGTCGAGTTCGGGCCCCACCCCGTCAGCCACACGGCCGCCCAGGCCAGCGCCTCCATCGCGTTGAACCACACGATGCCGTCGGGCAGATCGCCGACCGCGCGGAAACCCAGAGGCACGACTGCGGCGGCGAGGACGGCGGCGACCGGCAGCAGTCCCGTTCCCAGTCTGACGAGCGGCACGTCCGACGCACGCACCATCCGCCGCTGCTGCACGAGCAGTGCCAGCGCGCGCCGGCCGCTTCCCGACGGCCCGGCGTCCACCGCGGCCACGGCCCACACGAGGACCGCAAGCCCGGCCGGGACGACGAGGACCACCCACAGCGGAGCGTCGTCAGCCATGCGCGCGACCCCCCGGGACGTCGGGCGCGGGCGGTTCGTCGAGATCGGGATCGACGCTCGCCACGATCAGCCGCGCGCAGGCGAACTCGGTGCCCCGCAACAGTCCGGGAAGCGCGTCCAGCGGCGTCCCGGACGCCCGGCCCCGCGGGTCGACGGGACCCCGTGGTCCGACCGGCGCCAGGCCGGAGAGCGGATCGCGGCTCCCGAGGTCCGCGAGGCCGCGCTCGACCGCGTCCAGCCAGAGGATCAGCCTCCGGTGCGCGTCCACCCCGCCCGGCTCCTCCCACGACGCGCCGACACCCGCGGTCAGCCACCGCAGCGTCCACGATCCGCGCAGCCGGCGTGCCAAGGGCGTGACACGACCGCGGAGTTCGTCCTCGCCCGCCCCGGCCAGCGCGCGATCGCGGGCCGTGCGGGCCCGGACCGCAGCGGTGCGCCAGCCGGCCACCCCGAGGAACCGGCCGAGACTGTCGAGATGCGCCGCGCACGTCCGCCGGGCGGCCTCGCCGACCGTCACCGGCTCACCCGCCAGGGCGCGGAGCCACGGCTCGTTCCAGAACGCGGGGCGTGCCGGAGAGGCCCCCGGGACGGTGTCGACCTCGGCCCCGCGCACCACATCACCCTGGAGCTCCAGGTACACCACCAGGCCCGCCGGCCATTCGGTCAGCGCCGGGCCGAGCGGTACGTGCAGCAGATCGAGCCGCAGTCCGTCGCGGTCGTCGCCCCGCTCGGCCAGGGGAAGACCGGCGACGCCCCCCATGGCGTGCGCGTGCCCCCCGGGGCCCGCGTCACCTGACCCCACCGACCGGTGCCCGCCTTGACGGTGGTCGGGGGGACCGCCGTGACCGCCGTCCGGGCCGTGCGCGTCGTCGCGACCGGGCCCGTCGTGGGGGCCGTGTCCGACCTCCCGGT encodes:
- a CDS encoding NADH-quinone oxidoreductase subunit NuoK, with translation MNLELFLVLAAALFCTGLFGALTQQSVVMLMMGLELMLGGVILAAGAAWHHIAPATADGQVLIVVAITAMALEMAIGFAVVTALFRSREVDMTDMAAELRE
- a CDS encoding complex I subunit 4 family protein; the protein is MLTVLVFAPTAVAVLLLCLPARVPPGVPRAVWVAATAAELALAGAVWAGYDTKGGTGYEVRARWIPSAGVGYHLGVDGLSLPLLALTCVLFLACALYSLRESRRPRAYAALFLFLQTTCLGLFVSLDLILFFVFFDLSIVAMYFVIAGWGHRDAKRAALKFFLYTFVGSLALLLGFIGLYLAAVPHTFDMVELTRQNPLAGRSSYASLVLLAVVVGLAVKTPTVPFHTWLPPAHTEAPAAGSAILAGVLLKMGTYGFLRIAMPMLPGAWRRYALVLVVVGVVSVLHGALVALAQTDFKRMVAYTSVNHMGYIVLAVGAAAATADTSTQARSLAITGSVTQMVSHGLITGALFLLAGALYERGRTYDMGAYGGVAAPAPVFAALTGVAAFASLGLPGFSGFVAEFQIFTGALGPRPLATALAVLGILLTAALFLRALRRILMGPLRLPDAPGTARVFPDLRTHENAAVVPLLALTVLLGVAPRFLLDVIEPASRTVLEQLAR
- a CDS encoding NADH-quinone oxidoreductase subunit H, whose protein sequence is MADDAPLWVVLVVPAGLAVLVWAVAAVDAGPSGSGRRALALLVQQRRMVRASDVPLVRLGTGLLPVAAVLAAAVVPLGFRAVGDLPDGIVWFNAMEALAWAAVWLTGWGPNSTLSLIGGYRFLAQGLAYELPHMLAITTAALGGESLRVGAVVEAQDGVWFALWMPVAFGIYLSSALAMAFWGPFDQPVGTDTAGGAAVELCGVERLLFLGGRWLLFVVSAAFAVPLFLGGGNGPLLPGWAWTGIKTAAVLAFLLWVRRRMPTVRTERYVEVAWVVLTPLAVAQALVVALVVLGR
- a CDS encoding NADH-quinone oxidoreductase subunit N; the protein is MNDMNADPQALLPEVLLAASAVAGLLLGAWLPRGRQWLVGLLAAAAACAGIVSASVAAAGPERTAFGEAFTVDPVTGTARAVVLGGLLLVLALFAGPFHRHARESETYVLLQLSCLGVLVMAGAQDLLLLAAGYLLASIPAYTLAGFRKDGPGTEAALKYYVVGALLGVLMLAGITLLYASGRATGYPPLGIALPEAPRALVAVGALGLLAGMMFKAGAVPAHFWVPDVIQGSTSPVSAFLSTLPKVGALAALLRLGEAVLTDDAVPWAPLVAVIASASMTLGNLGAFFQTEAKRLLAYSTVSQAGYLLMPVVVAGRSELARPALLFYLAAYAVTNLGAFAVVCALPRATALADYRGLARRRPLLAASLVVCLLGLVGTPPTAVFVGKLESFAAAFDGGYAWLAVLAAVNTVASLFYYLRWIVPALSRGGDAALTDGERGARCLAHGAAAASLALGLAAGPVLAVLTVSPAA
- a CDS encoding NADH-quinone oxidoreductase subunit J: MSVVAFWVLGVLAVTSGVLVFRFDSMARATFSLLTSLLCVGGELIVLGLDYLGIVTVLMMTIEMAIMAVFMIMFMMNPAGLMPMTMTHNTRGAGFLCAVVFALLVTGVLLVPWPPRRGTAPPDPTADLGLSLMGPHMLTMTTLGMALFATIVSSVVLATRRGRYDRYGDDLRATRPDDPVRGGVGR
- a CDS encoding NADH-quinone oxidoreductase subunit 5 family protein — protein: MSPLLWSLVLLPLVSGTLLALAGVRTDRWAAGTAVGAVTAALGPAVALAADAATRRPAVEAPFLNGLPVRLAVDGLSGVLVVTVTAVALVVLLFAAAEFGPEEARSRFFGLMLLFVGGMLVTVTAATLPTLLLGWELMGATSWALIGYWWREPVRTAAAETAFLTTRAADLGLYLAAGAALAARPGPLTLSGLADADEPWLSFVTAGLLVAALGKSAQLPFSFWLSRAMQGPSPVSALLHSAAMVVAGAYLLVRVGPLLDASGWGAAATAWTGAAGAVLLGLVAVAQSDLKQLLAASTCAQIGFIVLAAGAGATTGATLQLMAHAAAKSLLFLVAGAWLASWGTQQLPELRGAARSSRVLGTLCTVGALSLAGIPPLALWAAKDVLLAGALGDDTWLYMTGLAGAVVSAVYSVKILWFVWRPAPPRTTGRSRVPRGVIAPLAVPALACLALTPVAFPPLRDALDRYLAASDQRGPHVWEFALSAALALSSAVVVWVRGVRPVPLPGWAASACARWLGLEHAAHVLLVSPVLRVSHAAAAFDDRVVDRAVDASARATLAGARWTDRVLERAYDRAAEQVASGARGLGGWARRPQTGLLHQYLAQAVAAFTVLAVVLVLVR